Below is a window of Enterobacter kobei DNA.
ACCTGGCCTGCGGACATGAACGCGCTGCTGGAATGTTCGATGGAAATCGGCCAGATGAACTTCAAAGTGATGAGCATCCTCGACGCCGGTGAAACCGAAACCTACGGCCATCCGACTCCGACCCAGGTGAACGTCAAAGCCACTGCCGGTAAATGTATTCTGATCTCCGGCCACGATTTGAAAGATCTCTATAACCTGCTGCAACAAACCGAAGGCACCGGCGTGAATGTCTACACCCACGGCGAAATGCTGCCAGCGCACGGTTATCCGGAACTGCGTAAATTTAAACATCTGGTGGGTAACTACGGCAGCGGCTGGCAGAATCAGCAGGTGGAATTCGCCCGCTTCCCTGGCCCCATCGTGATGACCTCTAACTGCATCATCGATCCGACGGTCGGTGCTTATGACGATCGTATCTGGACGCGCAGCATTGTCGGCTGGCCAGGCGTGAGCCACCTCGAAGGTGACAATTTTGCGCCGGTGATCGCCCAGGCACAGCAGATGGCGGGCTTCCCGTTCAGTGAAATTGAACACCTGATCACCGTAGGTTTTGGCCGTCAGACGCTGCTTGGCGCGGCAGATACGCTGATCGACCTGGTGAGCCGTGAAAAACTGCGTCACATCTTCCTGGTGGGCGGCTGCGACGGCGCACGTGGTGAGCGTAACTACTTCACCGATTTTGCCACCAGCGTGCCGGAAGACTGCCTGATCCTCACCCTCGCCTGTGGGAAATACCGTTTTAACAAGCTGGACTTCGGCAACATTGAAGGGCTGCCGCGTCTGGTGGATGCCGGTCAGTGTAACGATGCTTACTCGGCGATCATTCTGGCGGTCACGCTGGCAGAAAAACTGGGCTGTGGCGTAAACGATCTGCCGCTGTCGCTGGTGCTTTCCTGGTTTGAACAAAAAGCGATTGTCATTCTGCTGACGCTGCTGTCACTGGGCGTCACCAATATCGTCACCGGCCCGACCGCGCCAGGCTTCCTGACGCCGGATCTGCTGGCGGTACTAAATGAGAAGTTTGGTCTGCGTTCCGTGACCACCGTGGAACAGGATATTCAGCAACTGCTGAGCGCGTAAGGAGAATGTGATGACGATGCCCGTAGCCCAATGCCCATGGCGTATGCAGGTTCACCATATCACCCAGGAAACGCCGGATGTGTGGACACTGTCGCTGTTATGCCATGACTACTACCCGTACCGTGCGGGCCAGTATGCGCTGGTCAGCATCCGTAATTCTGCCGATACGCTGCGCGCCTATACGCTCTCCTCAACGCCTGGGGTCAGCGAATACATCACGCTGACCATCCGTCGTCTGGACGGCGGCGCAGGTTCGGAGTGGCTGACCCGTGACGTAAAGCGTGGCGACTATCTGTGGCTTTCCGACGCGCAGGGGGAGTTTACCTGCGATAACGAACCTAACGATCGTCTGCTGCTGCT
It encodes the following:
- the hcp gene encoding hydroxylamine reductase, which codes for MFCVQCEQTIRTPAGNGCSYAQGMCGKTAETSDLQDLLIAALQGLSAWAAKAREYDIIDHEIDNFAPRAFFSTLTNVNFDSPRIVGYARDAIAKREALKALCLSIDPAASVDNPMADLQLVSDDLGDLQRQAEAFTPNKDKADIGDNILGLRLLCLYGLKGAAAYMEHAHVLGQYDNAIYAQYHKIMAWLGTWPADMNALLECSMEIGQMNFKVMSILDAGETETYGHPTPTQVNVKATAGKCILISGHDLKDLYNLLQQTEGTGVNVYTHGEMLPAHGYPELRKFKHLVGNYGSGWQNQQVEFARFPGPIVMTSNCIIDPTVGAYDDRIWTRSIVGWPGVSHLEGDNFAPVIAQAQQMAGFPFSEIEHLITVGFGRQTLLGAADTLIDLVSREKLRHIFLVGGCDGARGERNYFTDFATSVPEDCLILTLACGKYRFNKLDFGNIEGLPRLVDAGQCNDAYSAIILAVTLAEKLGCGVNDLPLSLVLSWFEQKAIVILLTLLSLGVTNIVTGPTAPGFLTPDLLAVLNEKFGLRSVTTVEQDIQQLLSA